The Xylanibacillus composti genome window below encodes:
- a CDS encoding aminotransferase class V-fold PLP-dependent enzyme, with translation MQQFYDRFGLRKVINARGPATVLGAARVENKIRKDIYDMLGLSVEIWELQRRASEAIVKLTGAEAGCAANCTAAGMTVALASCLTGDNIAHIKELPTVKGPKNKVVIQKGHVIGIGDIPATQLIRMTGAEPVEIGEALDCATFHLEAALTEDVAAAVYVMMDVFPPNLLPFETFLKICKAKGVPVIVDAAYDTDFRHSIALGADIVVHSGQKWLGGATSALVAGRKDLVHACYLQEMGIGRPMKVGKEGIISIISAIERWLERDQDAIIARQTVQAERFIERMAEEPGITGEIKRTRFSPSVRVVMHINEEATGVPAWLINAQLGVYDPVIKMDDYAIHQGRMEWDLSFLDEGDEQIIMNAISSIIRANRNPDQAKKRPEPMTRMDGLYRTFHQWLDGDPRGEQ, from the coding sequence ATGCAGCAATTTTATGATCGATTCGGACTCAGAAAGGTGATCAATGCCCGGGGACCGGCAACCGTACTGGGCGCTGCAAGAGTGGAGAACAAAATCCGCAAGGACATTTATGACATGCTGGGGTTGTCCGTTGAAATTTGGGAGCTGCAGCGGCGCGCGAGCGAAGCGATTGTCAAGCTGACCGGGGCGGAAGCAGGCTGCGCTGCGAACTGTACGGCAGCCGGAATGACCGTTGCCCTTGCCTCCTGTCTGACGGGGGATAACATCGCCCACATCAAAGAACTGCCAACGGTGAAGGGCCCCAAGAACAAAGTGGTCATCCAGAAAGGCCATGTTATCGGAATCGGCGATATTCCGGCCACCCAGTTAATCCGGATGACCGGAGCCGAGCCTGTAGAGATCGGCGAAGCGCTCGATTGCGCCACCTTCCATTTGGAGGCTGCGCTCACTGAGGACGTGGCGGCAGCGGTTTACGTCATGATGGATGTCTTCCCGCCAAACCTGCTGCCCTTCGAAACCTTTCTGAAAATATGCAAGGCGAAGGGCGTTCCCGTTATTGTGGACGCGGCGTATGATACGGACTTCCGCCATTCAATTGCGCTCGGCGCAGATATTGTCGTTCACAGCGGCCAAAAGTGGCTGGGCGGCGCTACTTCCGCTCTGGTTGCGGGACGCAAGGATTTGGTGCATGCCTGCTATTTGCAGGAGATGGGCATCGGCAGGCCGATGAAGGTAGGCAAGGAAGGGATTATCAGCATCATCTCTGCCATCGAGAGATGGCTGGAGCGCGACCAGGATGCCATTATTGCAAGACAAACGGTGCAGGCGGAGCGCTTTATCGAGCGGATGGCCGAGGAACCGGGAATAACTGGCGAAATCAAGCGTACCCGATTTTCTCCGTCTGTCAGGGTAGTTATGCATATTAACGAAGAGGCAACGGGAGTCCCTGCATGGTTGATTAACGCCCAATTGGGCGTCTACGATCCGGTTATCAAAATGGATGACTACGCGATTCATCAAGGGCGCATGGAATGGGATCTCTCCTTCCTGGATGAGGGCGATGAGCAGATCATTATGAATGCGATCAGCAGCATCATTCGCGCCAACCGCAATCCGGACCAGGCGAAAAAGCGTCCAGAACCGATGACTCGCATGGATGGGCTGTACCGCACCTTCCATCAGTGGCTGGACGGGGACCCGAGGGGAGAGCAGTAA